The DNA sequence aaggtatccaaattggaagagataatatcgtcattatatgcagatgaacATGActctatatgtagaaaaccctaaagactccacacaaaaactacgaGAACTGATCAGTGAATTCAGAaacgtagcaggatacaagattaacatacagaaatcggttgcatttctttacaccaacaatgaaatatcagaaagggaatgtaaaaaagacaataccttccaaaatcacaccctcaggacttccctggtggtccagtgctaagACTCCacaatcccaatgcaggggggcccgggttccatccctggtcagggaactaggtctcaCATGCCACAAGGAAGGGTGcgaatgccgcaactaaagatcccgcatgccgcaactaatgatcccgcatgctgcaactaaagatcctgcacgcagcaatgaagatcccgcacgtggcagccaagacccggcgcagccaaataaagaaatattgaaaacaaaatgcacctccaaaaataaaatacttaggaataaatccgACCAAGGAGGTGCAAAGACTTGTATGCTGAGAGCTATACAAcgttaaaggaaactgaagatgattcaaagaaatggaaagatagcccctgctcttggattggaagaatttatattgttaaaatgactacactacccaaagcaatctacagatttaatgcaatccctatcaaatgacccatgacatttttcacagaactagaacaaataatcctaaaatttatatggaaccataaaacacccagaatggccaaagcaatcctgaagaaacagaacaaagcaacaggcataactctcccagacttaagacaatactacaaagctatagtaatcaaaacagcatggtattggcacaaaaacagacatatggatcaatggaacagaacagagagcgcagaaattaacccacacacctatagtcaattaGTTTTTGacaaaaaaggcaagaatatacaaagggaaaaagcctcttcagcaagtggtgctgggaaagttggacagctgcatgtaaatcaatgaattgaaaacacaccctctcaccatacacaaaaatgaactcaaaatggcttaaagacttaaacgtaagacatgacaccataaaactcctagaagagaacacaggcaaaacattctctgacataaattgtaccaatgttttcttaggtcagtctcccaaggcaataggaataaaagcaaaaataaacaaatgggacctaatcaaacgtacaagcttttgcgcagcaaaggaaaccattaacaaaatgaaaagacgacctacaaaacgggagaaaatatttgcaaacaatgcaaccgagAAGGGCTTGatttccaaatatataaacagctcacacaactcaacaacaaaaaaataaatgaaccaatCAAAAcaggggcagaagatctaaaaagacatttcttcaaagaagaaatgcaaatagctaataggcacatgaaaagatgctcaaaatcactaattattagagaaatgaacatcaaaactacaataaggtaccatctcacactggtcagaatggccatcatgaaaaactctacaaataacaaatgctggagaggatgtggagaaaagggaaccctcttacactgttggtgggaatgtaaattggtacagccactttggagaacagtatggaggttccttaaaaaattcaaaattgaattaccatatgatccagcaatcccactcctgggcatatacccagacaaaactctaatccaaagagatacatgcacccctatgttcacagcagcactattcacaatagccaagacagggaaacaacctaagtgtccactgacagatgaatggataaagaagacgtggtacatgtatacaatggactagtactcagccataaaaaagaacaaaataatgccatttgcagcaacatggatgcaactagagattatcatactaagtgaaataagtcagaaagagaaagacaaataccatacgatatcacttatatgtggaatctaaaatatgacacaaatgaacatacctatgaaacagaaacagactcatggacatagacaacagacttgtggtggccaagggggaggaggttgggggagggatggaatgggaggtTGCGGTtaacagatgtaaactattaaacatggaatggataaacaaggccctactgtgtagcacagggaactatatccagtatccgatgataaaccataacggaaaagaatataaaaaaagaatgtatatatatgtatcactgaatcactttgctgtacagcagaaatgaacacattgtaaatcaacgatacttcaattaaaaaaaatgaaattaccgagagaaaaaaaaatattgctgtattTTACTCTGTGTAAAGTTTACATTCAAAGAAAAGCACTGTAAACAAATACGGCTCACTAGTTAATGCCATGCTTGCTGAAATACTTAAGGAGACATGCACTGATGTCTGCAATTTACCAGAAAATGCATCAAGGAATAAGATGgattggggctttcctggtggcacagtggttaagaatccgcctgccaacgcagaggacacgggttcgagccctggtccgggaagatcccacatgccgcggagcaacaaagcccgtgcagcacaactactgagccagcgcaccacaactactgaagcccgcgtgcctagagcccgtgctctgtaacaagagaagccacttcaataagaagcccacacaccacagcaaagagtaggccccgctcaccgcaataaagaaagcccgcgctcagcaacaaaggcccaacacagccaaaaataaataaaataaaataaataaactttaaaaaaagaataatgaaaaccaaaatgcatatgaagtataattccaactttaaaaatatgagctgaagtatttacaatagccaggacattgaagcaacctaagtggccatcgacagatgaatggataaagaagatgtggcacatgtatacaatggaacattactcagccataaaaggaaacgaaattgagttctttgtagtgaggtggatggacctagagactgtcatacagagtgaagtaagtcagaaagagaaaaacaaataccgtatgctaacacatatatatggaatctaaaaaaacaaaaacaaaaaacggttctcatgaacctcggagcaggacaggaataaagacacagacgtagagaatggacttgaggacacggggagggggaagggtaagctgggacgaagtgagagagtggcattgacatatatacactacccaatgtcaaatagatagctagtgggaagcagccgcatagcacagggacgtcagctcggtgctttgtgaccacctagaggggtgggatagggagggtgggagggagacgcaagagggacgggatatggggatatggggatatatgtatgtgtatagctgattcactttgttataaagcagagagtaacacaccactgtaaagcaattgtactccaataaagatgttaaaacaaaatgagctgaaaaaagatggggaggaaatgggctaaaatattaactgtggtggaattaaacatggtttttcttcactttttcatattccatgcactaactaaccaagttctctttctccagtatccacatactatgtttgccataataaaagcagtatcacctgccctcttgcccaagggagaaaggcccactgggcagcaacacctccCCACTTGTGCTCCCCTCCtgtgaccgtggctttgagcacctgatgGGGCCCCCAgagcgctctaatcacagctgtagagatgtgtcctcgttggcttcacagggatgaccaagcctacggctgacttctctgctttggttcccaggtgcagccccacccaccctgtcttcatctttgcccatcacgggcgctaaccccctcccaacttcttccaaccacaccctctagcttcctagagttttgtcggttatttgaattccttattttaagtgatctttgtccagaagctacAAAGGGAAAccttacaaaattttctatgtaatgatgtaaaatccctgcatggcaaaaataaatactaaacaaacagggaattataaaatgacaactgagacatatttggaagatacaggacaaagggctgatttacctaatttacgcagagctcaaaatcaaaagttaaaaaaagaagatgaagaacccaatagaagacaaagctgaagtaagcaaagggtacaaagaaacaccaattaccaaaaaacagggggaagtgttggacctcactggtaataaaagaaatgaaagcccaaacagtaatggaatataatttcttaccttgcaaactgccgaaaggtcaatgaaaaagttggatagcctccagtttgaggatgggcgatAGGAAAATGAGTGgtcatgcattgttgtgaaagcataaagtgatgcaactttctgaaggacaatttcacaatatctagtaaatttataaatgcatggagccactgagcaagaccctgtttggaatttatattgtagaaatatttataatttcaccAAGattatatatatgatgttcactgcaaccttttttaataaaagtaagaaagaaggaaaggaaagaaagaaaaagaaagaatgaacttgaagcagtctctgaacaagggtgAAATTACTAGGTgtttgtaaaagtagaggcttgaagataggtaaacaaagcaaaaatcgcgtatcaaaaccaaattctagggacttccctggtggcacagtagttaagaatccgcctgccaatgcaggggacacgggttcgagccctggtccaggaagctctcacatgccacagagcaactaagcctgtgcgccacaactactgagcctgtgctctagagcccacgagccacaactactgaagcccacgcaaccatacaaaatctacgggatgcagcaaaagcagttcttagaggggagttcatagcgatacaggtcttcctcaaaaaatgagacaaatctcaaataaacaacctaacctaccccttaaaagaattagaaaaagaacaaacaaaacctaaagtcagcggaaggaaggaaataataaagatcagagaggaaataaataaaatagagatgaaaacacaatagaaaaacatcaataaaaccaagagctggttctttgaaagggtaaacaaaatcgacaaacctctggccaggctcaccaagaagaagagagagaagacccaaataaaccaaataagaaatgaaaaaggagaataacaactgacaccgcaCAAATACAAAAACCATAGGGGAATacgatgaacaattatatgccaataaattcgacaacctagaagaaatggacaactttctagaaacatacagcccaccaaaactgaatcaaaaagaaacagataatttgaacagaccaatcactagagaTGAACTAGAATCTGTAGTTTAAAGACTctcccacagggcttccctggtggtgcagtggttaaggatccacctgccaatgcagggggcatgggttccatccctgatccgggaagatcccacatgctgcggagcaactaagaccgtgtgccacaactactgagcctgcgctccagagcccaagagccacaactactgagcccatgtgccacaactactgaagcctgtgtgtctAGAACCCGagctccgcaatgaagagtagcccctgctcaccacaactacagaaagaccgtgcacagcaacaaaggcccagtgCAGAGTTCTCAGAGCTCCCAGTACGAGCTTCTTCCCTTGGGTGGATTCTTGGCTTTTCTCCCAGCATGGCCCCCAAACACCAGTTTTCACTTCCACCCCAAGCAAAGAAACCAAAGAAACCGAGACGGACTCCTGCCTCCAGGCCAGAGGAAACGTCTGCTTCTCCGAACTTGCcgaaggaagaagaagaacagCAAGAAGCAGTTGAACATGTTGATGAAGTACAAAATGAAATAGACAGACTTAACGAACAAGCCAGTGAGGAGATTTTGAAAGTAGAACAGAAATATAACAAACTCCGCCAACCATTTTTTCAGAAGAGGTCGGAATTGATGGCCAAAATCCCAAATTTTGGGGTAACAACATTTGTTCGCCATCCACAAGTGTCTGCACTGCTTggggaggaggatgaagaggTGCTGCATTATTTGACAAGAGTCGACGTGACAGAATTTGAAGATAGTAAATCAGGTTAcagaatagatttttattttgatgaaaaccCTTACTTCGAAAATAAAGTTCTCTCCAAAGAATTTCATCTGAATGAGAGTGGTGATCCATCTTCAAAGTCCACTGAAATCAAATGGAAATCCGGAAAGGATCTGACAAAACGTGCAAGTCAAACGCAGAATAAAGCCAGCAGGAAGAGACAGCATGAGGAGCCAGAAAGCTTCTTCACCTGGTTTACTGATCATTCTGATGCAGGTGCAGATGAGTTAGG is a window from the Eschrichtius robustus isolate mEscRob2 unplaced genomic scaffold, mEscRob2.pri scaffold_651, whole genome shotgun sequence genome containing:
- the LOC137758022 gene encoding protein SET-like, with translation MAPKHQFSLPPQAKKPKKPRRTPASRPEETSASPNLPKEEEEQQEAVEHVDEVQNEIDRLNEQASEEILKVEQKYNKLRQPFFQKRSELMAKIPNFGVTTFVRHPQVSALLGEEDEEVLHYLTRVDVTEFEDSKSGYRIDFYFDENPYFENKVLSKEFHLNESGDPSSKSTEIKWKSGKDLTKRASQTQNKASRKRQHEEPESFFTWFTDHSDAGADELGEVIKDGIWPNPLQYHLVPDMDDEEGEGEEDDDDDEEEEGLEDIDEEGDKDEGR